From Pseudopipra pipra isolate bDixPip1 chromosome 9, bDixPip1.hap1, whole genome shotgun sequence, a single genomic window includes:
- the LRRC8C gene encoding volume-regulated anion channel subunit LRRC8C, producing MIPVTEFRQFSEQQPAFRVLKPWWDVFTDYLSVAMLMIGVFGCTLQVMQDKIICLPKRLQPCQNQSNSSNVFNTIPDTTPLPPLKPSTPPATVEMKGLKTDLDLQQYSFINQVCYERALHWYAKYFPYLVLIHTLVFMLCSNFWFKFPGSSSKIEHFISILGKCFDSPWTTRALSEVSGEDSEEKDNRKNNINKSNTTQPSTEGTLVKTQSLKSIPEKLVVDKGTPGALDKKEGEQAKALFEKVKKFRLHVEEGDILYVMYVRQTVLKVIKFLIIIAYNTALVSEVNFTVVCNVDIEDMTGYKNFCCNHTMAHLFSKLSYCYLCFVSIYGLTCLYTLYWLFYRSLKEYSFEYVRQETGIDDIPDVKNDFAFMLHMIDQYDPLYSKRFAVFLSEVSENKLKQLNLNNEWTADKLRQRLQTNSHSHLELQLFMLSGLPDTVFEITELQSLKLEIINNVMIPATIAQLDNLQELSLHQCSVKIHSAALAFLKENLKILSVKFDDIRELPHWMYGLRNLEELHLIGSLSHDISKNITLESFRELKSLKVLYIKSNLSKIPQSAVDVSSHLQKLCIHNDGTKLVMLNNLKKMVNLTQLELVHCDLERIPHAVFSLLSLQELDLKENNLKSIEEIVSFQHLRKLTILKLWYNSITYIPEHIKKLTSLERLSFSHNKIEVLPSHLFLCNKIRYLDLSYNDIRFIPPEIGVLQSLQYFSITCNKVESVPDELYFCKKLKTLKIGKNNLSVLSPKIGNLVFLSYLDIKGNHFEILPPELGECRALKRTGFTVEDTLFETLPSDVREQMKAE from the exons ATGATTCCTGTGACCGAGTTCCGTCAGTTCTCGGAGCAGCAGCCGGCGTTCAGGGTGCTGAAGCCCTGGTGGGATGTGTTCACGGACTATCTCTCTGTCGCCATGCTGATGATCGGTGTGTTTGGGTGCACATTACAG GTCATGCAAGACAAGATAATATGCCTTCCAAAGCGCCTACAGCCTTGCCAGAACCAATCTAATAGTTCAAATGTGTTTAACACAATCCCAGATACAACCCCCCTTCCACCACTGAAGCCATCCACCCCTCCAGCTACAGTTGAAATGAAAGGACTGAAGACTGATTTGGACCTTCAGCAATACAGCTTTATAAATCAGGTGTGTTATGAACGGGCTCTGCACTGGTATGCCAAGTACTTCCCTTACCTTGTCCTTATACACACACTGGTCTTCATGCTGTGTAGTAACTTCTGGTTCAAATTCCCTGGATCAAGCTCCAAAATTGAACACTTCATTTCAATACTTGGGAAATGTTTTGATTCTCCCTGGACAACAAGAGCTTTATCCGAAGTGTCGGGGGAAGACTCTGAAGAGAAAGATAACAGGAAGAACAACATAAACAAGTCTAATACTACTCAGCCAAGCACTGAAGGCACTTTGGTCAAGACACAGTCTTTAAAATCAATCCCTGAGAAGTTAGTTGTGGATAAGGGAACACCTGGGGCATTAGATAAGAAAGAAGGTGAACAGGCCAAAGCACTGTTTGAAAAGGTGAAGAAATTTAGACTGCATGTCGAGGAGGGTGATATACTCTATGTCATGTACGTTCGCCAGACTGTGCTTAAGGTAATTAAATTCCTTATTATTATTGCTTACAACACAGCACTTGTCTCAGAAGTTAATTTTACAGTAGTCTGTAATGTTGATATTGAAGACATGACAGGATACAAGAATTTTTGCTGTAATCACACGATGGCACATCTGTTCTCTAAACTTTCTTACTGCTACCTGTGCTTTGTAAGCATCTATGGCCTCACATGCCTTTATACACTATACTGGTTGTTCTACCGTTCACTGAAAGAATACTCTTTTGAATATGTTCGGCAAGAGACGGGAATTGATGATATCCCAGATGTCAAGAATGACTTCGCTTTTATGCTTCATATGATTGATCAGTACGATCCTCTCTACTCCAAGCGGTTTGCTGTCTTCCTGTCTGAAGTCAGTGAAAATAAGCTGAAACAGCTGAACCTAAACAATGAGTGGACTGCAGATAAACTGCGACAGAGGCTACAGACAAACTCCCATAGCCATTTGGAGCTACAGCTTTTCATGCTTTCTGGACTACCAGACACAGTTTTTGAAATTACTGAGCTGCAGTCATTAAAActtgaaataattaataatgTAATGATACCAGCAACCATTGCACAGCTGGACAATCTCCAGGAGCTCTCATTGCACCAGTGTTCCGTGAAGATCCACAGTGCCGCCTTGGCTTTTCTGAAGGAGAATCTCAAGATCTTGAGCGTCAAGTTCGACGACATCAGAGAGCTTCCACATTGGATGTATGGCCTCAGAAATTTGGAAGAGCTCCATTTAATTGGCTCCCTAAGTCACGATATTTCCAAAAACATTACACTGGAGTCTTTTCGGGAGCTTAAAAGCCTGAAAGTTCTTTACATAAAAAGTAATTTGTCCAAAATCCCACAATCTGCAGTCGATGTTTCAAGTCACCTGCAAAAATTGTGCATCCATAATGATGGCACAAAGTTAGTGATGCTCAACAACTTGAAGAAGATGGTCAATCTGACACAGCTGGAATTGGTTCATTGTGATTTAGAGCGCATACCTCATGCAGTCTTCAGCCTCCTCAGTCTTCAGGAATTGGATCTGAAGGAAAACAACCTCAAATCCATTGAAGAAATAGTAAGTTTTCAACATCTGCGAAAATTGACAATTCTAAAGCTGTGGTACAACAGTATAACGTACATCCCAGAGCATATAAAGAAACTCACTAGTCTAGAGCGGCTTTCCTTCAGCCATAACAAAATAGAGGTTCTTCCGTCCCACCTATTCCTATGCAACAAAATCAGATACTTGGATTTGTCTTACAATGACATTCGCTTTATCCCACCTGAAATAGGAGTTCTGCAGAGTTTACAATACTTTTCCATTACTTGCAACAAAGTGGAGAGCGTGCCAGATGAATTATACTTTTGCAAAAAACTTAAGACTCTGAAAATTGGGAAAAATAACTTGTCAGTCCTTTCACCTAAAATTGGTAATTTGGTATTCCTCTCCTACTTGGATATTAAAGGCAATCACTTTGAAATCCTCCCACCTGAGCTTGGTGAGTGTAGAGCTCTGAAGCGGACTGGTTTCACTGTAGAGGACACCTTGTTTGAAACGTTGCCTTCTGATGTCAGGGAGCAAATGAAAGCTGAATGA